A stretch of the Tardiphaga sp. 709 genome encodes the following:
- the atpA gene encoding F0F1 ATP synthase subunit alpha — protein MDIRAAEISAILKDQIKNFGQEAEVSEVGQVLSVGDGIARVYGLDNVQAGEMVEFENGTRGMALNLETDNVGVVIFGADREIKEGQTVKRTRSIVDAPVGKGLLGRVVDGLGNPIDGKGPIQADKRMRVDVKAPGIIPRKSVNEPMATGLKSVDALIPVGRGQRELIIGDRQTGKTAIALDTILNQKSLNVAGAPESQKLYCVYVAVGQKRSTVAQFVKVLEEQGAMEYSVVVAATASDPAPMQYIAPFTGCTIGEFFRDNGMHAVIIYDDLSKQAVAYRQMSLLLRRPPGREAYPGDVFYLHSRLLERAAKLNDSQGNGSLTALPVIETQANDVSAYIPTNVISITDGQIFLETDLFFQGIRPAVNVGLSVSRVGSAAQTKAMKKVAGKIKGELAQYREMAAFAQFGSDLDASTQRLLNRGARLTELLKQPQFSPLKMEEQVAVIWAGTNGYLDTLPVSKVRGFEDGLLSLLRGKNVEILNAIRDSRDLKDDVAAQLKAVVEGFAKTYAA, from the coding sequence ATGGACATCCGCGCCGCAGAAATTTCCGCGATCCTCAAAGACCAGATCAAGAATTTCGGCCAGGAAGCTGAAGTTTCCGAAGTTGGACAGGTGTTGTCCGTCGGCGACGGCATTGCCCGCGTCTACGGCCTCGACAACGTCCAGGCCGGCGAAATGGTCGAATTCGAGAACGGCACCCGCGGCATGGCGCTGAACCTCGAAACCGACAACGTCGGTGTCGTTATTTTCGGCGCTGACCGCGAAATTAAAGAAGGCCAGACTGTTAAGCGCACCCGTTCGATCGTGGACGCGCCGGTTGGCAAGGGTCTGCTCGGCCGCGTTGTCGACGGTCTCGGCAATCCGATCGACGGCAAGGGCCCGATCCAGGCCGACAAGCGCATGCGCGTCGACGTCAAGGCGCCGGGCATCATTCCGCGCAAGTCGGTCAACGAGCCGATGGCAACCGGCCTGAAGTCGGTCGATGCTCTGATCCCGGTCGGCCGTGGCCAGCGCGAGCTGATCATTGGTGACCGTCAGACCGGCAAGACCGCAATCGCGCTCGACACCATCCTGAACCAGAAGTCGCTGAACGTTGCTGGCGCTCCCGAGAGCCAGAAACTGTACTGCGTGTACGTCGCCGTTGGCCAGAAGCGTTCGACCGTTGCGCAGTTCGTGAAGGTGCTCGAAGAGCAGGGCGCGATGGAATACTCCGTCGTCGTCGCTGCGACCGCTTCCGATCCGGCTCCGATGCAATACATCGCGCCGTTCACCGGCTGCACGATCGGCGAATTCTTCCGCGACAACGGCATGCACGCCGTCATCATCTATGACGATTTGTCGAAGCAGGCTGTTGCTTACCGTCAGATGTCGCTGCTGCTGCGGCGTCCTCCGGGCCGCGAAGCTTATCCGGGCGATGTGTTCTATCTTCACTCGCGTCTTCTCGAGCGCGCTGCGAAGCTCAATGATTCCCAGGGCAATGGTTCGCTGACGGCGCTGCCGGTCATCGAAACCCAGGCCAACGACGTGTCTGCCTACATTCCGACGAACGTGATTTCGATCACCGACGGTCAGATCTTCCTTGAAACCGATCTGTTCTTCCAGGGCATCCGTCCTGCCGTGAACGTCGGTCTGTCCGTGTCGCGCGTCGGCTCCGCCGCGCAGACCAAGGCGATGAAGAAGGTAGCCGGCAAGATCAAGGGCGAGCTCGCGCAGTACCGCGAAATGGCGGCCTTCGCGCAGTTCGGCTCGGACCTCGATGCTTCGACCCAGCGCCTGCTGAACCGCGGTGCACGTCTGACCGAACTCCTGAAGCAGCCACAGTTCTCGCCGCTGAAGATGGAAGAGCAGGTTGCCGTGATTTGGGCCGGTACCAACGGCTATCTCGACACGCTTCCGGTCAGCAAGGTGCGCGGTTTCGAAGACGGCCTGTTGTCGCTGCTGCGCGGCAAGAACGTCGAGATCCTCAACGCGATCCGTGACAGCCGCGATCTCAAGGATGACGTCGCCGCCCAGCTCAAGGCCGTCGTCGAAGGCTTCGCGAAGACCTACGCTGCTTAA
- a CDS encoding S41 family peptidase, which produces MMRKTSIILLSAATGAALTLFVTQPRAVFMGTSARAATSDTYRQLNLFGDVFERVRSDYVEKPDDSKLVESAISGMLTGLDPHSSYMDAKSFRDMQVQTRGEFGGLGIEVTMEDGLIKVVSPIDDTPASKAGIMANDIITSLDEEAVQGLTLNQAVEKMRGPVNTKIKLKIIRKGQDNPLDVTLVRDNIRVRSVRARVESDDIAYIRITTFNEQTTEGLKREIAAQTAAIGADKVKGYIIDLRNNPGGLLEEAVTVSDAFLERGEIVSTRGRNAEETQRRTAHAGDLTKGKPVVVLINGGSASASEIVAGALQDHKRATTIGTRSFGKGSVQTIIPLGSGNGALRLTTARYFTPSGKSIQAKGIVPDIEIVQDVPDELKSRDIKGEASLRGHLKNDGDEKTGSQSYVPPDAKNDKALKAAADLLHGIKVTSNAIITPPPGAAAAADKPADDKAAAKPN; this is translated from the coding sequence ATGATGCGCAAGACTTCCATAATTCTGCTGAGTGCTGCCACTGGCGCCGCCTTGACGCTCTTCGTGACCCAGCCACGCGCCGTGTTCATGGGCACCAGTGCCCGCGCAGCGACCTCGGATACTTATCGTCAACTCAACCTGTTCGGCGACGTGTTTGAGCGCGTCCGCAGCGACTATGTCGAGAAGCCCGACGACAGCAAGCTGGTCGAGTCGGCGATTTCCGGCATGCTCACCGGTCTCGATCCGCATTCCAGCTACATGGACGCCAAGAGCTTCCGCGACATGCAGGTGCAGACCCGCGGTGAGTTCGGCGGTCTCGGCATTGAAGTCACCATGGAAGATGGCCTGATCAAGGTAGTGTCTCCGATCGACGATACCCCGGCATCGAAGGCCGGTATCATGGCCAACGACATCATCACCAGCCTCGACGAGGAAGCGGTGCAGGGTCTCACCCTGAACCAGGCCGTCGAGAAGATGCGCGGTCCGGTCAATACGAAGATCAAGCTGAAGATCATCCGCAAGGGTCAGGACAATCCGCTCGACGTCACCCTCGTGCGCGACAATATCCGTGTTCGCTCGGTGCGTGCTCGCGTTGAAAGCGACGATATCGCTTACATCCGCATTACGACCTTCAACGAGCAGACCACCGAAGGCCTGAAGCGCGAGATCGCGGCACAGACCGCGGCAATCGGCGCGGACAAGGTCAAGGGCTACATCATCGACCTCCGCAACAATCCGGGCGGTCTGCTTGAAGAAGCCGTCACCGTTTCCGACGCGTTCCTCGAGCGTGGCGAGATCGTCTCGACCCGCGGTCGTAACGCTGAGGAAACCCAGCGCCGCACGGCGCATGCTGGCGATCTGACCAAGGGCAAGCCGGTGGTCGTGCTGATCAATGGCGGTTCGGCTTCGGCATCGGAAATCGTCGCCGGCGCGCTGCAGGATCACAAGCGTGCGACCACGATCGGTACGCGCTCGTTCGGTAAGGGCTCGGTGCAGACCATCATCCCGCTGGGCTCCGGCAACGGTGCGCTGCGTCTGACCACGGCGCGTTACTTCACGCCGTCGGGCAAGTCGATCCAGGCCAAGGGCATCGTCCCGGACATCGAAATCGTGCAGGACGTGCCGGATGAGCTGAAGTCCCGCGACATCAAGGGCGAGGCTTCGCTCCGTGGCCATCTGAAGAACGATGGCGACGAGAAGACCGGTTCGCAGTCCTACGTGCCGCCGGATGCCAAGAATGACAAGGCGCTGAAGGCCGCTGCCGATTTGCTCCATGGCATCAAGGTGACGTCGAACGCAATCATCACGCCGCCGCCGGGAGCCGCTGCTGCTGCGGACAAGCCGGCAGACGACAAGGCGGCCGCCAAGCCGAACTGA
- a CDS encoding RNA pyrophosphohydrolase: MTDNRPYRPNVGVALFNADGKVLIGRRFKDDGPEIILPGLEWQMPQGGIDPNEDPRIAVMRELWEETGVSHADYLGETGWMTYDFIPFENPSHRFAQFRGQRQKWFALKFTGDDAEVDPLTPRNGQPAEFDAWRWERLDRVADLVVPFRREVYRAVAESFAKFV, translated from the coding sequence ATGACGGATAACCGCCCCTATCGTCCCAATGTGGGCGTCGCGCTGTTCAATGCCGACGGCAAAGTTCTGATCGGCCGCCGTTTCAAGGATGATGGGCCAGAGATCATCCTGCCGGGCCTGGAATGGCAGATGCCTCAGGGTGGTATCGATCCCAACGAAGATCCTCGCATCGCCGTAATGCGCGAATTATGGGAAGAGACCGGCGTCAGCCATGCCGACTATCTCGGCGAGACCGGCTGGATGACCTACGACTTCATCCCGTTCGAGAATCCCAGCCATCGCTTTGCGCAGTTCCGCGGGCAACGGCAGAAGTGGTTTGCACTGAAATTCACCGGGGATGATGCCGAAGTCGATCCGCTGACGCCGCGTAACGGTCAGCCGGCTGAATTCGACGCCTGGCGCTGGGAGCGGCTGGATCGCGTCGCGGATCTCGTGGTGCCGTTCCGGCGGGAGGTCTATCGCGCCGTGGCCGAGAGTTTTGCGAAATTTGTCTGA
- a CDS encoding F0F1 ATP synthase subunit delta: MAAEDPSVSGMSGRYATALFELARDEKSVDAVKADLDKFTAMLADSADLARLVRSPVFAAEVQGKALASVLEKAGITGITANFLRVLTANRRLFAVNDVIRGFRALVAKFRGEATADVTVAEPLSDKNLDALKTALKSVTGKDVALNVKVDPSIIGGLVVKLGSRMVDSSLRTKLNSIKHSMKEAG; the protein is encoded by the coding sequence GTGGCAGCAGAAGATCCGTCGGTTTCGGGAATGTCCGGTCGTTATGCGACGGCTCTGTTTGAGCTGGCGCGTGACGAAAAGTCCGTCGATGCGGTGAAGGCCGATCTCGACAAGTTCACAGCGATGCTGGCCGACAGTGCCGATCTGGCGCGACTGGTTCGCAGCCCGGTATTCGCCGCAGAGGTTCAGGGCAAGGCCTTGGCTTCGGTGCTGGAGAAGGCCGGAATTACCGGCATCACCGCCAATTTCCTCCGTGTCCTGACCGCGAATCGTCGTTTGTTCGCGGTGAATGACGTGATCCGCGGCTTCCGCGCGCTGGTCGCCAAGTTCAGGGGCGAAGCTACGGCTGACGTCACCGTCGCCGAGCCGCTCAGTGACAAGAATCTCGACGCTCTCAAGACCGCGCTGAAGTCAGTGACGGGCAAGGACGTCGCGCTCAACGTGAAAGTCGATCCGTCCATCATCGGCGGGCTTGTCGTCAAGCTCGGCAGCCGCATGGTGGACAGCTCGCTTCGCACCAAACTCAACTCGATCAAGCACTCGATGAAAGAGGCAGGCTGA
- the atpD gene encoding F0F1 ATP synthase subunit beta has protein sequence MASPANQTGRITQVIGAVVDVQFEGYLPAILNAIETKNGNNRLVLEVAQHLGESTVRTIAMDTTEGLVRGQEVTDTGTPIKVPVGVGTLGRIMNVIGEPIDEAGPIDAEGLREIHAEAPLYTDQSTEAEILVTGIKVVDLLAPYAKGGKIGLFGGAGVGKTVLIQELINNVAKAHGGYSVFAGVGERTREGNDLYHEFIESKVNADPHNPDPAVKSKCALVFGQMNEPPGARARVALSGLTVAEHFRDQGQDVLFFVDNIFRFTQAGSEVSALLGRIPSAVGYQPTLATDMGALQERITTTHKGSITSVQAIYVPADDLTDPAPATSFAHLDATTVLNRAISEKGIYPAVDPLDSTSRMLSPLVVGEEHYQTARMVQQVLQKYKSLQDIIAILGMDELSEEDKLAVARARKIERFLSQPFFVAEIFTGSPGKFVELADTIKGFRAIVEGKYDHLPEAAFYMVGAIEEAVEKGKKLAAEAA, from the coding sequence ATGGCTAGCCCCGCCAACCAGACCGGACGTATCACACAGGTCATCGGCGCCGTCGTCGACGTGCAGTTCGAAGGTTACCTGCCCGCCATTCTGAACGCGATCGAGACCAAGAACGGCAACAACCGCCTGGTTCTCGAAGTCGCCCAGCATCTCGGCGAATCGACCGTCCGCACCATCGCGATGGACACCACCGAAGGTCTGGTTCGTGGCCAGGAAGTCACCGACACCGGCACGCCGATCAAGGTACCAGTGGGTGTTGGCACCCTCGGCCGCATCATGAACGTCATCGGCGAGCCGATCGACGAAGCCGGCCCGATCGATGCGGAAGGCCTCCGCGAGATCCATGCTGAAGCGCCGCTTTATACCGACCAGTCGACTGAAGCTGAAATTCTCGTCACCGGCATCAAGGTCGTCGACCTGCTTGCGCCTTACGCAAAGGGCGGAAAGATCGGCCTGTTCGGCGGCGCCGGCGTCGGCAAGACCGTTCTCATTCAGGAATTGATCAATAACGTCGCCAAGGCACACGGTGGCTACTCGGTGTTCGCCGGCGTTGGCGAGCGTACCCGTGAAGGTAACGATCTGTATCACGAGTTCATCGAGTCCAAGGTGAATGCCGACCCGCACAATCCGGATCCGGCCGTGAAGTCGAAGTGCGCTCTCGTGTTCGGCCAGATGAACGAGCCTCCAGGCGCCCGTGCCCGCGTCGCGCTGTCAGGTCTGACCGTCGCAGAACACTTCCGCGATCAGGGCCAGGACGTGCTGTTCTTCGTCGACAACATCTTCCGTTTCACCCAGGCAGGTTCGGAAGTGTCCGCTCTGCTCGGTCGTATTCCTTCGGCGGTGGGTTATCAGCCGACGCTCGCGACCGACATGGGCGCGCTGCAGGAGCGCATCACCACCACACATAAGGGTTCGATCACCTCGGTGCAGGCCATCTACGTTCCGGCCGACGATTTGACCGACCCGGCGCCGGCAACCTCGTTCGCCCACTTGGACGCAACGACCGTGTTGAACCGTGCGATCTCGGAAAAGGGCATCTACCCGGCGGTGGATCCGCTCGACTCGACGTCGCGCATGCTGTCCCCGCTGGTCGTTGGCGAAGAGCACTACCAGACCGCTCGTATGGTTCAGCAGGTGCTGCAGAAGTACAAGTCGCTGCAGGATATCATCGCCATTCTCGGCATGGATGAACTGTCGGAAGAGGACAAGCTGGCGGTGGCCCGCGCCCGCAAGATCGAGCGCTTCCTGTCGCAGCCGTTCTTCGTCGCTGAAATCTTCACGGGTTCGCCGGGCAAGTTCGTCGAACTCGCCGACACCATCAAGGGTTTCCGTGCGATCGTCGAAGGCAAGTATGATCACCTGCCGGAAGCCGCCTTCTACATGGTCGGCGCGATCGAAGAAGCCGTCGAGAAGGGCAAGAAGCTGGCTGCGGAAGCGGCATAA
- the rsfS gene encoding ribosome silencing factor produces MKAEETVTIDLRGKSAFSDYMIVTTGRSNRHVGAVAENVAKGLKEAGQKKLHVEGLSNCDWVLIDTGEVILHVFRPEVREFYNLERLWTQSPSDEPRIGLKAV; encoded by the coding sequence ATGAAGGCCGAGGAAACGGTGACCATCGACCTGCGCGGCAAGTCGGCCTTCTCCGACTACATGATCGTGACGACAGGCCGGTCGAATCGCCATGTCGGTGCGGTGGCCGAAAATGTTGCCAAGGGTCTCAAGGAAGCCGGCCAGAAGAAGCTGCATGTCGAAGGCCTGTCCAATTGCGATTGGGTGCTGATCGATACCGGCGAAGTCATTTTGCATGTCTTCCGGCCAGAGGTTCGCGAATTCTACAATCTGGAACGATTGTGGACGCAGAGCCCGTCGGATGAACCGCGGATCGGACTGAAGGCTGTTTGA
- a CDS encoding F0F1 ATP synthase subunit epsilon, translating into MATFHFDLVSPEKLAFAGEVDQVDIPGVAGDLGVMAGHAPLVAALRPGIMIVTAGGTQQKIIVLGGLAEVSDKGLTVLAEVATSIEELDREAFAGQIAEMEEKLAEKEGSALDRAIERIDHFKVIQQHVTSTAMH; encoded by the coding sequence ATGGCTACCTTTCATTTCGATCTCGTCTCGCCGGAAAAGCTCGCTTTCGCAGGCGAAGTCGATCAGGTCGATATCCCCGGCGTCGCTGGCGATCTCGGTGTGATGGCCGGTCATGCGCCGCTGGTAGCTGCGCTTCGTCCAGGCATCATGATCGTGACGGCCGGCGGCACCCAACAGAAGATCATCGTGCTCGGCGGCCTCGCCGAAGTGTCCGACAAGGGCCTCACTGTGCTGGCCGAGGTCGCGACTTCGATAGAAGAGCTCGACCGTGAAGCTTTCGCAGGCCAGATCGCCGAGATGGAAGAAAAGCTGGCCGAGAAGGAAGGCTCCGCGCTGGACCGCGCTATCGAGCGCATCGACCACTTCAAGGTCATCCAGCAGCACGTGACCTCGACGGCGATGCACTGA
- a CDS encoding RNA pyrophosphohydrolase: MARYEDLPYRTCVGMMLINPQGLVFIGRRAGGIEHVDDMHVWQMPQGGVDPGEDTWEAAKRELYEETSVQSVEKLGEVPDWLIYDIPRTVAGRAWKGRYRGQRQKWFAVRFTGDDKEINVTHPPGGHKAEFINWRWEPMKNLPELIVPFKRPVYERVVKEFAGLADG; encoded by the coding sequence ATGGCGCGCTACGAAGACCTGCCCTATCGAACTTGCGTCGGAATGATGCTGATCAACCCGCAGGGGCTCGTCTTTATCGGCCGACGTGCCGGCGGTATCGAGCACGTCGATGACATGCATGTCTGGCAGATGCCGCAGGGCGGCGTCGATCCCGGTGAGGACACCTGGGAGGCAGCCAAGCGCGAGCTCTATGAAGAAACCAGTGTCCAATCGGTCGAGAAGCTCGGCGAAGTGCCGGACTGGTTGATCTACGACATTCCCCGCACGGTGGCCGGGCGGGCCTGGAAGGGTCGCTATCGCGGCCAGCGGCAGAAATGGTTCGCTGTGCGCTTCACCGGCGATGACAAGGAAATCAACGTCACGCATCCGCCCGGTGGCCACAAGGCCGAGTTCATCAATTGGCGCTGGGAGCCTATGAAGAACCTTCCGGAGCTGATCGTGCCGTTCAAGCGCCCCGTCTATGAGCGGGTGGTGAAGGAATTCGCCGGTCTGGCGGACGGTTAG
- the rlmH gene encoding 23S rRNA (pseudouridine(1915)-N(3))-methyltransferase RlmH produces the protein MHLLVISIGKLKQGPERELAERYRDRFDDIGRKLGFRGLAIHEISESRARDAATRINEEAAAISALIPEKAVLVALDERGSSVDSASFARHIGKWRDEAVPHNVFVIGGADGLSPELRRKAKLSIAFGSATWPHQMVRVMLLEQIYRAATILAGHPYHRV, from the coding sequence ATGCATCTTCTTGTGATTTCCATCGGCAAGCTCAAGCAGGGTCCGGAACGCGAACTCGCGGAACGGTACCGTGATCGCTTCGACGATATCGGCCGCAAGCTCGGTTTTCGTGGCCTTGCGATTCATGAAATTTCGGAAAGCCGCGCACGCGATGCGGCGACCCGGATCAATGAGGAAGCAGCGGCGATTTCGGCGCTGATTCCGGAAAAGGCTGTATTAGTAGCGCTCGACGAGCGTGGCAGCAGCGTCGACAGCGCCAGTTTCGCTCGCCATATCGGGAAGTGGCGGGACGAAGCGGTGCCGCATAATGTTTTTGTCATCGGCGGGGCGGACGGACTTTCGCCCGAATTGCGGCGCAAAGCCAAACTGAGCATTGCATTCGGCTCGGCGACCTGGCCGCATCAAATGGTTCGCGTCATGCTTCTGGAACAGATTTACCGGGCCGCTACAATTTTAGCTGGCCACCCGTATCACCGCGTTTAG
- a CDS encoding divergent polysaccharide deacetylase family protein — MAVSADDLSAPLGQKSKRKRQFRLPFSGTQALATILALLLLGFLGVAIFNNNPMGGEPVARVAIKAPAATDNEKVAAKPPVEVKHGTPETAKAPEAPGQKTITIIDGSSGARKDVVVSSEGSDSAAVDAPPPVMTGIDQKLLEKSRHGLVPIAIGALKPVTAYAAGSEAERARAMKTPSISIVIGGLGVGAAKTTDAIMKLPPAVTLGFTPYGSDPGKLVERARAQRHEVLLQLPMEPFDYPDNDPGPQTLLSSATAEQNLDRMMWHMSRFQGYVGVANFMGARFIATDTAMQPIAREASKRGLALFDDGSTPRSVAAAAAEGQGMPFARSDVAIDAVPTSADIDKALARLEGLAKERGVAVGVASALPISIERISAWAKTLESRGVMLVPLTTAMLKSKSS; from the coding sequence ATGGCAGTGTCGGCGGACGATCTAAGCGCCCCGCTTGGACAGAAATCGAAACGTAAGCGTCAGTTCCGGCTGCCTTTTTCCGGAACGCAGGCGCTTGCCACGATTCTCGCCCTGCTGCTGCTCGGCTTTCTCGGTGTTGCCATCTTCAATAACAACCCGATGGGTGGCGAGCCGGTAGCGCGCGTAGCGATCAAAGCGCCTGCCGCGACCGATAATGAGAAGGTCGCCGCCAAACCGCCGGTCGAGGTCAAGCACGGTACGCCCGAGACGGCCAAGGCGCCTGAGGCTCCCGGTCAGAAGACCATCACCATCATCGACGGCTCCAGTGGCGCTCGTAAGGACGTCGTGGTGTCCAGTGAGGGCTCGGACAGCGCCGCGGTTGATGCACCGCCGCCGGTCATGACGGGTATCGATCAGAAATTGTTGGAGAAATCTCGCCACGGTCTAGTGCCGATCGCCATCGGCGCGCTGAAGCCCGTGACGGCCTATGCCGCCGGTTCCGAGGCCGAGCGCGCCAGGGCGATGAAGACGCCGAGCATTTCCATCGTCATTGGCGGCCTCGGCGTCGGTGCAGCCAAGACTACCGATGCCATCATGAAGCTGCCGCCGGCCGTAACGCTCGGCTTCACGCCCTATGGCTCGGATCCCGGCAAGCTGGTCGAACGCGCCCGTGCGCAGCGCCACGAGGTGCTGCTGCAGTTGCCGATGGAACCGTTCGACTATCCCGACAACGATCCGGGCCCGCAGACGCTGTTGTCCTCGGCTACAGCCGAGCAGAATCTCGATCGCATGATGTGGCACATGAGCCGCTTCCAGGGCTATGTCGGCGTCGCCAATTTCATGGGCGCGCGCTTCATCGCCACTGACACGGCGATGCAACCCATTGCACGTGAGGCCAGCAAACGCGGGCTTGCATTGTTCGACGATGGCTCGACGCCGCGCAGCGTTGCCGCCGCAGCCGCCGAAGGGCAGGGCATGCCCTTCGCACGCTCCGATGTTGCCATCGACGCGGTGCCGACCTCCGCAGACATCGACAAGGCGCTGGCGCGGCTCGAGGGGCTGGCCAAGGAGCGTGGTGTGGCTGTCGGCGTCGCTTCGGCGCTGCCGATCTCGATCGAACGTATCAGCGCCTGGGCGAAAACCCTTGAAAGCCGTGGGGTCATGCTGGTGCCATTGACAACCGCGATGCTGAAATCAAAATCAAGCTAG
- a CDS encoding F0F1 ATP synthase subunit gamma, translating to MASLKDMRVRIASTKATQKITKAMQMVAASKLRRAQTAAEAARPYAEKMDTVIASIASATTPGTGPALLVGTGKDQVHLLLVCTGERGLCGAFNSSIVRLARERALALMNQGKEVKFFCVGRKGYEQLRRNFDKQIVGHLELRSVRQLGFVNADDIAKKVLALFNDGQFDICTLFYSRFKSVISQIPTAQQIIPLEVAAPAANAGPTPTYEYEPAEDEILDGLLPRNLAVQIFRALLENNASFYGAQMSSMDNATRNAGDMIRKQTLIYNRTRQAMITKELIEIISGAEAI from the coding sequence ATGGCCTCACTTAAAGACATGCGTGTCCGCATCGCCTCGACCAAGGCGACGCAGAAGATCACCAAGGCGATGCAGATGGTTGCGGCATCGAAGCTGCGCCGTGCGCAGACCGCTGCCGAAGCTGCACGTCCTTACGCCGAGAAGATGGATACCGTGATCGCCAGCATCGCCAGCGCGACCACACCGGGCACCGGCCCGGCGCTGTTGGTTGGTACCGGCAAGGATCAGGTCCACCTGCTGCTGGTCTGCACCGGCGAGCGGGGCCTATGTGGCGCTTTCAATTCCTCGATCGTCCGTCTGGCGCGTGAACGCGCGCTGGCGCTGATGAACCAAGGTAAAGAGGTCAAGTTTTTCTGCGTCGGTCGCAAGGGTTACGAGCAGCTGCGCCGCAACTTCGACAAGCAGATCGTCGGTCATCTCGAACTGCGTTCCGTGCGTCAGCTCGGCTTCGTCAATGCCGATGATATCGCCAAGAAAGTTCTGGCTCTCTTCAATGACGGTCAGTTCGACATCTGCACGCTGTTCTATTCGCGCTTCAAGTCGGTGATCTCGCAGATTCCGACCGCCCAGCAGATCATTCCGCTGGAAGTCGCAGCGCCTGCTGCCAATGCCGGCCCGACACCGACCTATGAATACGAGCCCGCCGAGGATGAGATCCTTGACGGCCTGCTGCCGCGCAATCTCGCGGTACAGATTTTCCGCGCGCTGCTGGAGAACAATGCTTCGTTCTACGGTGCGCAGATGAGCTCGATGGACAACGCCACGCGCAACGCCGGCGACATGATCCGCAAGCAGACACTGATCTACAACCGCACCCGCCAGGCGATGATTACGAAGGAGCTGATCGAAATCATCTCCGGCGCCGAGGCGATCTAA
- a CDS encoding murein hydrolase activator EnvC family protein — translation MTTSVRAQTVTPIQQANAPSPDIIRQREQELEAIRAQQKSAAELQAKLKADIAAIGQDRGKLSQQLIDIAARVRGVEARIDDAEVRLRPLDAREQQIRGTLESRRGEIVEVLSALQRAGRRAPPALLVRPEDALKSLRTAMLLGSVVPDMRARAEKLVADLSELVNLRKAISTERDQLAGDRDKLKEEQTRLASFTEERQKQQSAVEKDMEAEAARALTLSRQVDSLQGLIAKMEQDSKAAAKAAATASLQGTPAALSNGKPNIGAFKDPGRLSPAIAFASAKGMLALPVNGVKIRNFGGSDGVGGVEKGISLAARAGAQVTTPCDGWVVYSGPFRSYGQLLILNAGGGYHVLIAGMERISVNIGQFVLTGEPIAVMGSTSRVASVLAANASQPVLYIEFRKDGTPIDPGPWWAANEGEKVRG, via the coding sequence ATGACGACCTCGGTCCGGGCGCAAACGGTTACGCCAATCCAGCAAGCCAATGCACCATCACCTGATATCATTCGTCAGCGCGAGCAGGAGCTCGAAGCGATCCGCGCGCAGCAGAAGAGCGCTGCGGAGCTGCAGGCAAAACTGAAAGCCGATATCGCGGCAATCGGACAGGATCGCGGCAAGCTTAGTCAGCAGCTCATCGATATCGCCGCCCGCGTTCGCGGCGTGGAAGCCCGCATCGACGACGCTGAAGTGCGTCTGCGTCCGCTGGATGCGCGCGAGCAGCAGATTCGCGGCACGCTGGAATCGCGCCGCGGCGAGATCGTCGAAGTGTTGTCGGCGCTGCAGCGCGCGGGCCGCCGCGCGCCGCCGGCTTTGCTGGTACGTCCCGAAGACGCGTTGAAGTCGCTGCGCACCGCGATGCTGCTCGGCTCCGTCGTGCCCGATATGCGCGCGCGCGCCGAGAAACTGGTGGCTGACCTCAGCGAACTCGTGAATTTGCGCAAGGCGATCTCGACGGAGCGCGATCAGCTTGCCGGCGATCGCGACAAGCTGAAAGAAGAACAGACACGCCTCGCGTCGTTTACTGAGGAGCGCCAGAAGCAGCAGTCGGCTGTCGAAAAGGACATGGAAGCGGAAGCCGCGCGTGCACTGACGTTGTCCCGTCAGGTCGACAGTCTGCAGGGCCTGATCGCGAAGATGGAGCAGGATTCCAAGGCGGCGGCGAAGGCAGCGGCCACAGCCAGTCTGCAGGGCACGCCGGCGGCGCTCAGCAACGGCAAGCCGAATATCGGCGCCTTCAAGGACCCCGGCAGGCTCAGTCCGGCGATCGCCTTTGCGTCGGCAAAGGGCATGCTCGCACTTCCGGTCAACGGGGTTAAAATTCGCAATTTCGGCGGTTCCGACGGTGTAGGTGGCGTCGAAAAGGGCATATCACTGGCCGCACGGGCGGGTGCGCAGGTCACAACACCGTGTGACGGCTGGGTTGTTTATTCCGGTCCGTTCCGTAGCTATGGACAACTCTTGATCCTCAACGCTGGGGGCGGGTATCATGTCTTGATCGCCGGGATGGAGCGTATTTCGGTGAACATTGGTCAGTTCGTCCTTACCGGGGAACCGATCGCTGTCATGGGATCAACATCCCGGGTAGCATCCGTCCTTGCGGCCAATGCCAGCCAGCCTGTGCTTTATATCGAGTTCCGTAAGGACGGGACTCCCATTGATCCAGGCCCATGGTGGGCCGCTAACGAAGGCGAAAAGGTTCGCGGATGA